In a genomic window of Myotis daubentonii chromosome X, mMyoDau2.1, whole genome shotgun sequence:
- the LOC132224152 gene encoding arylsulfatase F-like: MTLRRRWASLSWMWLLLTVGQSQRADDDKPNIVLIMVDDLGIGDLGCYGNDTIRTPNIDSLARDGVQMTQHIAADSMCTPSRSAFLTGRYPIRTGMVSNGNYRVLMTLAAPVGLPRNETTFAHLAKEQGYSTAIFGKWHQGLNCNYRNDHCHHPSHYGFDDFYGMPYTLFDTCGPNLSRDAEIAISGRLWISVQLVALAALTLALGKLSGTLCVPWALVLFLVLLMLLLGHFWLNSHQSSLYWDCLLMRGHEITEQPMKAERAGSILVKEAISFLERHREGPFLLFYSFLHVHTPLPTTEDFIGTSRHGLYGDNVEEMDFYVGKLLAAIDDLGLRNHTLVYFTSDHGGHLEARLGHAQHGGYNGIFKGGKGMSGWEGGIHVPGLFRWPGKLPAGNVIDEPTSLMDILPTVAALTGGIVPQDRVIDGRNLLPLLQGETQHSEHEFLFHYCSSFLHAARWHPKDSNATWKVHYVTPVFQPPGAQACYETHYCQCIGDNVTYHDPPLLFDLSQDPSESTPLTKDTEPLYDLVIQTVADAVKEHRKTVAPVQPQLVPERNRQFVSLMSCCGVFPFCFCDKEGEEAASKQPFD, encoded by the exons GAGGCGCTGGGCGTCCCTGTCTTGGATGTGGTTACTCCTCACCGTGGGCCAGTCGCAAAGGGCGGACGACGACAAGCCGAATATCGTCCTGATAATGGTGGACGACCTTGGGATCGGAGACCTGGGCTGCTATGGAAACGACACCATCAG GACCCCCAACATCGACAGCCTAGCCAGAGATGGTGTCCAGATGACCCAGCACATCGCCGCCGACTCCATGTGCACCCCCAGCCGGTCCGCTTTCCTCACGGGAAGGTACCCGATCCGAACAG GAATGGTTTCCAATGGGAACTACCGTGTCCTCATGACCCTTGCGGCCCCTGTTGGACTCCCGCGTAACGAGACCACGTTTGCACACTTGGCCAAGGAGCAAGGATACAGCACGGCGATCTTCG GGAAATGGCATCAGGGCTTAAATTGCAACTACCGAAATGACCACTGCCACCACCCGTCTCACTATGGGTTCGATGACTTCTACGGCATGCCATACACTCTGTTTGACACGTGCGGGCCCAACCTTTCCCGGGACGCGGAAATCGCCATCAGCGGCCGACTCTGGATCTCTGTGCAGCTGGTCGCCCTGGCTGCGCTCACTCTCGCTCTGGGGAAACTGAGTGGCACGCTCTGCGTTCCCTGGGCCCTCGTCCTCTTCCTGGTTCTGCTCATGCTTCTCCTGGGCCACTTCTGGTTAAACAGTCACCAGTCGAGCCTGTACTGGGATTGCCTGCTCATGAGGGGGCACGAAATTACCGAGCAGCCCATGAAGGCGGAAAGGGCCGGGTCCATCCTGGTAAAGGAGGCGATTTCGTTTTTAGAAAG GCACCGCGAAGGACCTTTCCTCCTCTTTTACTCATTTCTTCACGTCCACACGCCTCTCCCCACGACCGAAGACTTCATTGGCACCAGCCGGCACGGCTTATACGGGGATAACGTGGAGGAGATGGACTTCTATGTGG GCAAACTCCTTGCTGCCATTGATGATCTGGGGCTGAGGAATCACACACTTGTCTACTTCACGTCAGACCACGGGGGACATTTGGAGGCCAGGCTCGGCCACGCCCAACACGGTGGATATAATGGGATATTCAAAG GAGGAAAAGGCATGTCCGGCTGGGAAGGCGGGATCCACGTTCCGGGACTTTTCCGATGGCCCGGAAAATTGCCCGCCGGAAACGTCATTGATGAACCTACCAGCCTGATGGACATCTTGCCAACGGTAGCAGCGTTGACCGGAGGCATCGTCCCTCAGGACAG GGTGATTGATGGCCGAAACCTCCTGCCATTGCTTCAGGGCGAGACCCAGCATTCAGAGCACGAGTTCCTGTTTCACTACTGCAGTAGTTTCCTCCACGCCGCCCGTTGGCACCCCAAGGACA gCAACGCCACGTGGAAGGTTCACTACGTCACCCCCGTCTTCCAGCCGCCGGGAGCTCAGGCCTGCTACGAGACCCACTACTGCCAATGCATCGGGGACAACGTCACCTACCACGACCCCCCCCTGCTGTTCGACCTctcccaggacccctcggagTCCACCCCGCTGACCAAGGACACGGAGCCGCTGTACGACCTGGTCATCCAGACGGTGGCCGACGCTGTGAAGGAACACAGGAAGACCGTCGCCCCggtccagccccagctggtgCCCGAACGGAACCGGCAATTCGTGTCGTTGATGAGCTGCTGTGGGGTGTTTCCGTTCTGCTTTTGTGACAAGGAGGGTGAGGAAGCAGCCAGCAAGCAGCCATTTGATTGA